The Neurospora crassa OR74A linkage group IV, whole genome shotgun sequence genome has a segment encoding these proteins:
- a CDS encoding LAP2, giving the protein MKISNASLLALLLPAASARFVEQAEQNRVMLFPDGIPEEPKSTTKYHIELSPGDTRWVTEDEKWELRRNGQRFFDITDHAELGTFNKRPYKKSVFPKKPTQKKDLEPLLKNLSKTEMEDHLTTFTSFHTRYYKSESGRQSSEWLLKQVRDTIKAAGADDTVTARHFEHAWGQNSIIATIPGKTNATVVIGAHQDSINLWLPSVLAAPGADDDGSGTVTILEAFRVLLQSEDIIKGNHENTIEFHWYSAEEGGLLGSQAIFTTYEKARRDVKAMLQQDMTGFVSRTLQAGEVESVGVIVDYVDPNLTDFIKKIIVEYCDIPYVETKCGYACSDHASASKAGYPSAFVIESAFEYSDNHIHTTDDLIKYLSFDHMLQHARMTLAFAYELAFADFAKLEKGHGDL; this is encoded by the exons ATGAAGATCTCAAACGCATCGCTTCTtgcgctgctgctccccGCGGCAAGCGCCCGCTTCGTTGAGCAGGCCGAGCAGAATCGCGTCATGCTCTTCCCTGATGGCATTCCTGAGGAGCCCAAGTCAACGACGAAGTACCACATTGAGCTCTCGCCCGGAGACACCAGATGGGTTACGGAGGATGAGAAGTGGGAACTCAGACGT AATGGCCAGCGCTTCTTCGACATCACCGACCATGCCGAGCTCGGTACTTTCAACAAGCGCCCCTACAAAAAGAGTGTCTTCCCAAAGAAGCCGACACAGAAGAAGGACCTCGAGCCATTGCTCAAGAACCTGTCCAAGACTGAGATGGAAGACCATCTCACCACTTTCACCTCTTTCCACACGCGGTATTACAAG TCCGAGAGCGGACGTCAATCGAGCGAATGGCTCCTCAAGCAAGTGCGTGACACCATCAAGGCCGCTGGCGCCGACGATACCGTTACTGCTCGCCACTTCGAGCATGCTTGGGGTCAGAACAGTATCATTGCCACCATTCCCGGCAAGACCAATGCCACCGTAGTCATCGGCGCGCACCAGGACTCGATCAACCTTTGGCTTCCTTCCGTTCTCGCTGCCCCTGgcgccgacgacgatggcAGCGGTACCGTCACTATCCTGGAGGCTTTCCGTGTGCTGCTGCAGTCCGAGGACATTATCAAGGGCAACCACGAAAACACCATCGAGTTCCACTGGTACAGTGCCGAGGAGGGTGGTCTTCTTGGCAGCCAGGCCATCTTCACCACATATGAGAAGGCTCGAAGGGACGTCAAGGCCATGCTCCAGCAGGACATGACCGGCTTCGTATCCCGCACCCTCCAGGCCGGTGAGGTGGAAAGTGTCGGTGTTATCGTCGACTATGTCGACCCAAACCTGACTGATTTCATCAAGAAGATCATTGTCGAATACTGCGATATCCCCTACGTCGAGACCAAGTGCGGCTATGCCTGCTCTGATCACGCTTCTGCTTCCAAGGCTGGATATCCCTCGGCCTTCGTCATCGAGTCTGCTTTTGAGTATTCGGACAACCACATTCATACTACCGACGATCTCATCAAGTATCTCTCGTTCGACCATATGCTTCAGCACGCGCGCATGACTCTGGCTTTTGCCTACGAGCTGGCCTTTGCCGACTTTGCCAAGTTGGAGAAGGGACACGGTGATCTTTAG